The proteins below come from a single Acaryochloris sp. CCMEE 5410 genomic window:
- a CDS encoding thiol-disulfide oxidoreductase DCC family protein, translated as MATPRLSNQIASQTVSTQQPIVFFDGECVMCNGFVDILLKVDPQGTILIAPLQGQTARQYLPPLPLDREAWSIYYRDEHHLYDQSDAFIQVCNRLGGVWSVFTAIGVMPRPIRDRIYRFIARNRYRLFGRRATCRMPSEVEQKRFLP; from the coding sequence ATGGCGACACCACGACTTTCAAATCAGATAGCCAGCCAGACGGTCTCCACGCAGCAGCCCATCGTGTTTTTTGATGGGGAATGTGTGATGTGTAATGGCTTTGTGGACATCCTGCTAAAAGTCGATCCACAGGGAACTATCCTAATTGCTCCTTTACAAGGTCAAACAGCCAGACAGTATTTGCCCCCATTACCCCTAGATCGGGAGGCTTGGTCGATTTACTATCGGGACGAGCATCATCTATACGATCAGTCTGATGCGTTTATTCAAGTCTGTAACCGTTTGGGTGGCGTTTGGTCCGTCTTTACTGCCATTGGTGTCATGCCGAGACCTATTCGCGATCGCATCTATCGTTTCATTGCCCGCAATCGCTATCGACTCTTTGGACGACGAGCTACCTGCCGAATGCCCAGTGAAGTTGAGCAAAAGCGGTTTCTCCCCTAA
- a CDS encoding penicillin-binding protein 2, translated as MPTPSYPVQDRRAAIKARIRTKQPHRVPNQRLRLFLVWLVVFGGIVGLLARLVYLQVSAAPFLRTKAQDQQLGNLPERTFRYPIVDSQGNLLAKDEPVFRLFAHPFLFQKQPDEIAKALAPVLDRSSDSLIELFKTGESGIPIGYRLSETEAEKINNLYLDGLEITREWQRVYPQSGLTSGLVGYVNTENQGQSGIEYSQQPLLKGDPIPLLVARDGQGKLLPDRFPLEPLNANDLTLKLTLDTRLQRSARQALHQTMAKFRAKRGSVIVMDVEDGSLKALASEPSFNPQRYFEANTELFKNWAISDLYEPGSTFKPINIAIALESNAIKADSVFHDGGQITVGGWPINNADNSGHGNLSITGILEYSSNVGMVHVMQRMDRSAYYNYLKKIGIGQITGTDLPFETPGQFKDKQQFLDYPIEAATAAFGQGFSVTPLQMAQLHAAIANGGELVTPHVVDGLYNPAGKKTKGLNLIQPRRIFSENTAAKVRTMMGSVVQNGTGKPAKIPGYRLGGKTGTAQKADSGTYSNARITSFVASFPLESPKYVVLAVVDEPQGGNAYGSTVAAPVVKSVLETLISVEGIPPSHPAELKAKPKASRPGG; from the coding sequence ATGCCCACTCCCTCTTACCCCGTCCAAGATCGTCGGGCCGCAATTAAAGCCCGAATCCGAACGAAGCAGCCCCATCGAGTTCCAAATCAGCGTTTACGCTTATTTCTAGTTTGGTTGGTGGTATTCGGAGGTATTGTGGGCCTGTTGGCCCGTTTAGTCTATTTGCAAGTCAGTGCGGCCCCGTTTCTCCGAACAAAAGCTCAAGATCAGCAGTTGGGCAATCTACCTGAACGAACCTTTCGCTATCCAATCGTCGATAGCCAGGGGAATCTACTCGCCAAGGATGAACCTGTCTTTCGTCTATTTGCTCATCCCTTTTTATTCCAAAAACAGCCAGATGAAATCGCGAAGGCCCTAGCCCCGGTCCTTGACCGCTCCTCCGATTCTCTAATTGAGCTATTTAAAACTGGAGAGAGTGGGATTCCCATTGGGTATCGCCTGTCGGAAACCGAAGCGGAAAAAATCAATAATCTCTATTTAGATGGTTTAGAAATTACTCGGGAATGGCAACGGGTCTATCCCCAATCAGGACTAACGTCGGGGCTGGTTGGATATGTCAACACCGAAAATCAGGGACAATCTGGCATTGAATATAGCCAGCAGCCTCTCTTGAAGGGAGATCCGATTCCTTTGCTCGTCGCAAGGGATGGCCAGGGCAAGCTCTTACCGGATCGATTTCCCTTAGAACCCCTGAATGCCAATGATCTGACCCTGAAATTGACCCTAGATACTCGACTGCAGCGGTCGGCACGACAAGCCCTTCATCAAACAATGGCAAAGTTCCGGGCAAAACGAGGCTCCGTCATTGTGATGGATGTTGAGGATGGCTCTCTCAAAGCTTTGGCTTCGGAACCCTCCTTTAATCCCCAGCGTTATTTTGAAGCGAATACCGAGCTGTTTAAAAACTGGGCTATTTCGGATCTCTATGAGCCAGGGTCGACCTTTAAGCCGATCAATATTGCGATCGCATTAGAATCCAATGCCATCAAAGCCGACAGTGTTTTCCATGATGGCGGTCAAATTACCGTAGGGGGCTGGCCAATTAATAATGCCGACAACTCAGGTCACGGCAACCTTTCCATTACTGGCATCTTGGAATATTCCAGCAACGTGGGCATGGTTCATGTCATGCAGCGGATGGATCGATCGGCTTACTACAACTACCTCAAGAAAATTGGGATTGGCCAAATTACGGGTACTGATCTTCCCTTTGAAACCCCTGGTCAGTTTAAGGATAAGCAGCAGTTTTTGGACTATCCCATTGAAGCGGCAACCGCAGCTTTCGGCCAAGGATTTTCGGTGACGCCTCTGCAAATGGCGCAGCTCCATGCCGCCATTGCCAATGGGGGCGAGCTAGTAACTCCCCATGTGGTCGATGGTCTGTATAACCCTGCTGGCAAGAAAACCAAGGGTTTAAATCTCATTCAACCCCGACGCATCTTTTCGGAAAATACAGCCGCCAAAGTTCGGACCATGATGGGCAGCGTCGTTCAAAACGGAACGGGTAAACCCGCCAAAATTCCTGGCTACCGCTTAGGGGGTAAAACAGGAACAGCCCAAAAAGCAGATAGTGGTACCTATAGCAATGCCCGCATTACTAGCTTTGTGGCATCCTTCCCTTTAGAGTCCCCTAAATATGTGGTATTAGCCGTAGTGGATGAACCGCAAGGGGGCAATGCTTATGGCTCTACGGTTGCCGCTCCGGTTGTGAAGTCAGTGTTGGAAACTTTGATTAGCGTTGAGGGCATTCCTCCCAGTCATCCTGCTGAATTAAAGGCAAAGCCTAAAGCATCTCGCCCAGGCGGATGA